The Campylobacter concisus genome window below encodes:
- the rpsL gene encoding 30S ribosomal protein S12, giving the protein MPTINQLVRKERKKVTVKSKSPALKECPQRRGVCTRVYTTTPKKPNSALRKVAKVRLTSGFEVISYIGGEGHNLQEHSIVLVRGGRVKDLPGVKYHIVRGALDTAGVAKRTVSRSKYGAKRPKAGAAAATKK; this is encoded by the coding sequence GTGCCAACCATAAATCAATTGGTCAGAAAAGAACGCAAGAAAGTGACTGTTAAGTCAAAATCTCCAGCGTTAAAAGAGTGCCCTCAAAGAAGAGGAGTTTGCACTAGGGTTTATACTACAACTCCTAAAAAACCAAACTCAGCCTTGAGGAAAGTTGCCAAAGTCAGGCTAACAAGCGGTTTTGAAGTCATCAGCTATATCGGTGGTGAAGGTCACAACCTACAAGAACACAGTATCGTTTTAGTTCGCGGCGGTAGGGTTAAAGACTTACCAGGTGTTAAATATCACATCGTTCGTGGTGCACTTGATACTGCTGGTGTTGCAAAAAGAACAGTTTCTCGTTCTAAATATGGTGCGAAACGCCCTAAAGCTGGTGCTGCAGCTGCAACAAAAAAGTAA
- the rpoC gene encoding DNA-directed RNA polymerase subunit beta': MKLTNLKPVEIKEEHRPRDFEAFQLRLASPEKIKSWSYGEVKKPETINYRTLKPERDGLFCAKIFGPIRDYECLCGKYKKMRYKGIKCEKCGVEVTTSKVRRSRMGHIELVTPVAHIWYVNFLPSRIGALLGIKMKDLERVLYYEAYIVDNAGEAYYDNENSKKVEKYDVLNEEQYQSLASRYEETGFTARMGGEVIYDMLAELDLMEILNQLKEEMESTNSEAKKKTIVKRLKVIESFLNSGNRPEWMMITNLPVLPPDLRPLVSLDGGKFAVSDVNDLYRRVINRNSRLKRLLELDAPEIIIRNEKRMLQEAVDALFDNGRRANAVKGANKRPLKSLSEIIKGKQGRFRQNLLGKRVDFSGRSVIVVGPKLKMDQCGLPKKMALELFKPHLLARLEEKGYATTVKQAKKMIEDKTNEVWECLEEVVKDYPVMLNRAPTLHKLSIQAFHPVLVEGKAIQLHPLVCAAFNADFDGDQMAVHVPLSQEAIAECKILMLSSMNILLPASGKAITVPSQDMVLGIYYLSLERNDEKGANKIFSSVDEVMIAEEANTLGLHAKIKTMVDNKIIFTTAGRLILRAILPDFVPENMWNKIMKKKDIANLVDYVYRNGGLEVTADFLDKLKNLGFRYATKAGISISIADIIVPDSKQKYIDEAKKKVREIQKQYGAGLLTDSERYNKIIDIWTDTNNSVASEMMKLIQSDKGGFNSIYMMADSGARGSAAQIRQLAGMRGLMAKPDGSIIETPIISNFREGLNIMEYFNSTHGARKGLADTALKTANAGYLTRKLIDVAQNVKVTMHDCGTHEGVEITDITESGELIESLEERVLGRVLADDVIDPITNEILFSEGTLLDEEKAKAITEAGIKSVSIRTPITCKAPKGVCAKCYGLNLGEGKLVKPGEAVGIISAQSIGEPGTQLTLRTFHIGGTASTEQQDRQVIAQKEGFIRYYNLSTYENNGKKIVANRRSAAVLLVEPKIKSTIDGKIEIEYAHEDVNIVIKGKKEEVKYTIRRNDLAKPNELAGVSGKIEGKMYIPYANGDKVKENESIVEIIKEGWNIPNRIPYASELKISDGDPVTRKITADANGVVKFFILKGDFLDRLKDIKKGHKVTEKGFFVVVSDKDGREAVRHYIPRNSIIQVSDNDAVERATVVSLPEKDDKLIIAEWDPYSTPTIAEEAGVVSFEDVEPGYSATEQADEATGQRRLVINEYLPSGVKPAIIITTKSGHLIKYPLDPKTAIFVSSGDEVAQADILAKTPKAVAKSKDITGGLPRVSELFEARRPKNTAIVAEIDGVVRFDKPLRSKERIIIQAEDGTTAEYLIEKSRQIQVRDGEFVHAGEKLTDGLISSHDILRILGEKALHYYLISEIQQVYRRQGVAIADKHIEIIVSQMLRQVKIVDSGHTNFIVGDMVSRNKFKEENERIMKMGGEPAIAEPILLGVTRAAIGSDSVISAASFQETTKVLTEASIAAKFDYLEDLKENVILGRMIPVGTGFYKDKKVKIKEN; the protein is encoded by the coding sequence ATGAAACTAACTAATTTAAAACCAGTTGAGATAAAAGAAGAGCATAGACCTCGTGATTTTGAAGCTTTTCAACTTCGTTTAGCAAGTCCTGAGAAGATAAAATCTTGGAGTTATGGCGAAGTTAAAAAACCAGAAACTATCAACTACCGCACACTAAAACCTGAGCGTGACGGCTTGTTTTGTGCGAAAATTTTTGGACCGATCCGTGATTACGAGTGCCTTTGTGGCAAATATAAAAAGATGCGTTATAAAGGCATCAAGTGCGAAAAGTGCGGTGTTGAAGTAACAACATCTAAAGTTCGCCGCTCTCGCATGGGTCATATCGAGCTTGTAACTCCAGTGGCTCACATCTGGTATGTAAATTTCTTACCAAGCCGTATTGGTGCACTTCTTGGTATTAAGATGAAAGACCTTGAGCGTGTACTTTACTATGAGGCATACATTGTTGATAATGCTGGCGAAGCTTATTACGACAATGAAAATTCTAAAAAAGTTGAGAAATACGACGTTTTAAATGAAGAGCAATATCAAAGCCTAGCTTCAAGATACGAAGAGACTGGTTTTACAGCTAGAATGGGTGGCGAGGTCATCTATGACATGCTAGCTGAGCTTGATTTGATGGAAATTTTAAATCAGCTAAAAGAAGAGATGGAGTCTACAAATTCTGAGGCCAAGAAAAAGACTATCGTAAAACGCCTAAAAGTTATCGAGAGTTTTTTAAATTCAGGTAACCGCCCAGAGTGGATGATGATAACAAATTTACCAGTTCTTCCACCTGATCTTAGACCGCTAGTCAGCCTTGATGGTGGTAAATTTGCTGTTTCAGACGTAAATGACCTATATCGCCGTGTAATAAACAGAAATAGCCGTCTAAAACGTCTGCTTGAGCTTGATGCACCTGAGATCATTATTAGAAATGAAAAGAGAATGCTTCAAGAAGCTGTTGATGCGCTATTTGATAATGGCCGCAGAGCAAATGCAGTAAAAGGTGCAAACAAGCGCCCGCTAAAATCACTAAGCGAGATCATCAAAGGTAAGCAAGGCCGTTTCCGCCAGAATTTGCTAGGTAAGCGTGTTGACTTCTCTGGACGTTCTGTTATTGTTGTTGGTCCAAAGCTAAAGATGGATCAGTGTGGTCTTCCAAAGAAAATGGCTTTAGAGCTATTTAAGCCACATTTGCTTGCTCGCCTTGAAGAAAAGGGCTATGCAACAACTGTTAAGCAAGCGAAAAAGATGATAGAAGATAAGACAAATGAGGTTTGGGAGTGCCTAGAAGAGGTCGTTAAAGACTATCCAGTTATGCTAAACCGTGCTCCAACACTTCACAAGCTTTCTATCCAGGCTTTTCACCCAGTGCTTGTTGAGGGCAAGGCGATTCAGCTTCATCCACTAGTTTGTGCGGCGTTTAACGCGGACTTTGACGGCGACCAAATGGCTGTTCACGTGCCATTATCACAAGAGGCTATCGCTGAGTGCAAAATTTTGATGCTTAGCTCAATGAACATCTTGCTTCCTGCAAGTGGTAAGGCTATCACAGTTCCTTCACAAGATATGGTTTTAGGAATTTATTATTTAAGCCTAGAAAGAAATGATGAAAAAGGCGCAAATAAAATTTTCTCAAGCGTTGATGAAGTAATGATTGCTGAAGAGGCTAACACTCTTGGTCTTCACGCTAAAATTAAGACAATGGTTGATAATAAGATCATCTTCACAACAGCTGGTCGTTTGATACTAAGAGCAATACTACCTGATTTTGTCCCTGAAAATATGTGGAATAAGATCATGAAGAAAAAAGATATTGCAAATTTGGTTGATTATGTTTATAGAAATGGCGGCCTTGAAGTAACGGCTGACTTCCTTGATAAGCTTAAAAATTTAGGCTTTAGATATGCTACAAAAGCTGGAATTTCTATCTCTATCGCAGACATCATCGTGCCAGATAGCAAGCAAAAGTATATCGACGAAGCTAAGAAAAAAGTTCGTGAAATTCAAAAGCAATATGGTGCTGGTCTTTTAACAGACAGTGAGAGATACAACAAGATCATCGATATCTGGACAGATACAAATAACAGCGTTGCAAGCGAGATGATGAAGCTTATCCAAAGTGATAAGGGCGGATTTAACTCAATTTATATGATGGCAGACTCTGGTGCGAGAGGTAGTGCAGCGCAAATTCGTCAGTTAGCTGGTATGCGTGGTCTTATGGCAAAACCAGACGGCTCGATCATCGAAACACCGATCATTTCAAACTTCCGTGAAGGTCTAAACATAATGGAGTACTTCAACTCAACTCACGGAGCTAGAAAGGGTCTTGCAGATACTGCGCTAAAAACTGCCAACGCTGGTTACTTAACAAGAAAGCTAATCGACGTTGCTCAAAACGTTAAAGTCACAATGCACGACTGCGGTACGCACGAGGGCGTCGAGATCACAGATATCACAGAGAGCGGTGAGCTAATAGAGAGCCTTGAAGAGAGAGTATTAGGCCGTGTTTTAGCAGATGATGTGATCGATCCTATAACAAATGAAATTTTATTTAGCGAAGGCACATTGCTTGATGAAGAGAAAGCTAAGGCAATAACAGAAGCTGGCATAAAATCAGTAAGCATTAGAACACCTATCACGTGCAAGGCGCCAAAAGGCGTTTGCGCAAAATGCTACGGCTTAAATTTGGGTGAGGGCAAACTTGTAAAACCAGGCGAGGCTGTCGGCATCATCTCAGCTCAATCAATCGGTGAGCCGGGTACTCAGCTAACGCTAAGAACGTTCCACATCGGTGGTACGGCTTCTACTGAGCAGCAAGACCGCCAAGTCATCGCTCAAAAAGAGGGCTTTATTAGGTATTACAACCTTAGTACATACGAGAACAACGGCAAAAAGATCGTTGCAAATAGAAGAAGTGCAGCTGTACTACTTGTTGAGCCAAAGATAAAATCAACAATCGATGGTAAAATCGAGATCGAATATGCTCACGAAGACGTAAATATCGTGATTAAAGGCAAAAAAGAAGAGGTTAAATATACAATCAGAAGAAACGACCTTGCTAAACCAAACGAACTAGCTGGCGTTAGCGGTAAGATCGAAGGCAAGATGTATATCCCTTATGCAAATGGCGACAAAGTAAAAGAAAACGAGAGTATCGTCGAGATCATCAAAGAGGGTTGGAACATTCCAAATCGTATCCCTTATGCTAGTGAGCTTAAAATTTCAGACGGCGATCCAGTAACTAGAAAGATCACAGCAGATGCAAATGGTGTGGTTAAATTTTTCATACTAAAAGGTGACTTCCTTGATAGGCTAAAAGATATCAAAAAAGGTCACAAAGTAACTGAAAAAGGCTTCTTTGTTGTCGTTTCTGATAAAGATGGACGTGAGGCAGTTCGCCACTACATCCCAAGAAATTCTATCATTCAAGTATCAGATAATGATGCGGTAGAAAGAGCGACAGTGGTCTCACTACCTGAAAAAGATGACAAGCTAATAATCGCTGAGTGGGATCCATACTCAACTCCAACTATCGCAGAAGAGGCTGGTGTGGTTAGCTTTGAAGATGTCGAGCCAGGATATAGCGCGACTGAGCAAGCTGACGAGGCAACTGGTCAAAGACGTCTTGTTATCAACGAGTATTTGCCAAGTGGCGTAAAACCAGCGATCATTATCACTACAAAGAGCGGACATTTGATCAAGTATCCGCTTGATCCAAAAACTGCGATCTTTGTTTCAAGTGGCGACGAAGTAGCTCAAGCTGACATTTTGGCTAAGACTCCAAAAGCTGTTGCTAAGTCAAAAGACATTACCGGTGGTCTTCCAAGAGTTAGTGAGCTATTTGAAGCAAGACGTCCTAAAAATACAGCTATCGTTGCAGAGATCGACGGCGTTGTTAGATTTGACAAGCCACTTCGCTCAAAAGAGCGCATCATTATCCAAGCAGAAGATGGCACGACAGCTGAGTATTTGATCGAAAAGAGCCGCCAGATCCAAGTAAGAGACGGCGAATTTGTCCATGCTGGTGAGAAACTGACAGACGGACTTATATCGAGCCACGATATCTTAAGAATTCTTGGTGAGAAGGCACTTCACTACTATTTGATCAGTGAAATCCAGCAAGTTTATCGCCGCCAAGGTGTTGCGATCGCTGATAAGCATATCGAGATCATCGTCTCGCAAATGCTACGCCAGGTCAAAATCGTCGATAGCGGACATACAAATTTCATCGTTGGCGACATGGTTTCAAGAAATAAATTTAAAGAAGAGAATGAGCGCATTATGAAAATGGGTGGCGAGCCAGCTATCGCTGAGCCGATCCTTCTTGGTGTTACAAGGGCGGCTATCGGAAGTGATAGTGTGATCTCTGCTGCGTCATTCCAAGAGACAACTAAGGTCTTAACAGAAGCGTCAATCGCTGCTAAATTTGACTATCTTGAAGATCTAAAAGAGAACGTCATCCTTGGACGTATGATCCCAGTTGGAACTGGTTTTTATAAGGATAAAAAAGTAAAAATCAAAGAAAACTAG
- the rpsG gene encoding 30S ribosomal protein S7, with product MRRRKAPVREILPDPIYGNKIITKFINSLMYDGKKSVATEIMYGAIKAIEKKNAEVKGIDVFNDAIENVKPILEVKSRRVGGATYQVPVEVRPARQQALAIRWLITYARKRSERTMIDKLANELLDAANSKGASFKKKEDTYKMAEANKAFAHYRW from the coding sequence ATGAGAAGAAGAAAAGCCCCTGTAAGGGAAATCTTACCTGATCCGATTTACGGAAATAAAATAATCACTAAATTTATTAATTCTCTTATGTATGATGGCAAAAAAAGCGTCGCTACTGAGATAATGTATGGTGCTATTAAAGCCATAGAAAAGAAAAATGCTGAGGTTAAAGGCATCGACGTTTTTAACGATGCTATTGAAAATGTAAAACCTATTTTAGAAGTTAAATCACGCCGTGTTGGTGGTGCTACCTATCAAGTACCAGTTGAGGTTCGCCCAGCTCGCCAACAAGCTCTTGCTATCCGCTGGCTTATAACTTACGCTAGAAAAAGAAGCGAAAGAACTATGATAGATAAACTAGCGAATGAGCTCTTAGATGCGGCAAACTCAAAAGGTGCATCTTTCAAGAAGAAGGAAGATACTTACAAGATGGCAGAGGCTAATAAAGCATTTGCTCACTACCGCTGGTAA
- a CDS encoding DoxX family protein, producing the protein MKNIDLGLLLIRLGLGICLFMHGFGKILHGLSGVKGILVNAGLPGFLAYFSYLGEVLAPIMLIIGFYSRVGAILVLGTSITILYSYYGFTNLFVLNEVNGFKSELIYLYIAISLCILLIGSGKYAVKQD; encoded by the coding sequence ATGAAAAACATTGATCTTGGACTTTTGCTTATACGTTTAGGACTTGGTATCTGCCTTTTTATGCATGGTTTTGGTAAAATTTTACATGGACTTAGTGGGGTAAAAGGTATATTAGTAAATGCTGGTTTGCCTGGATTTTTGGCATATTTTTCTTACCTTGGAGAGGTCTTAGCGCCCATTATGTTAATTATTGGTTTTTATTCAAGAGTAGGTGCTATCCTAGTTTTAGGTACTAGTATTACTATTTTATACTCGTACTATGGATTTACAAATTTATTTGTATTAAATGAAGTTAATGGTTTTAAATCAGAACTTATTTACCTTTATATTGCTATTTCACTTTGTATTCTTTTGATAGGTAGTGGCAAATATGCTGTCAAGCAAGACTAA
- the fusA gene encoding elongation factor G: protein MAERKTPLHKVRNIGIAAHIDAGKTTTSERILFFTGMSHKIGEVHDGAATMDWMEQEKERGITITSAATTAFWKGYQINLIDTPGHVDFTIEVERSMRVLDGAVSVFCSVGGVQPQSETVWRQANKYHVPRIVFVNKMDRIGANFFRVEEQIRERLKANPIPIQIPIGAEDNFRGVVDLVRMKAYVWNDEKKPTDYVEEEIPAEVKDKAEEYRAKLIEAVSETDDSLMEKFFAGEELSEEEIKKGIKAGCLRMTITPMLCGTAFKNKGIQPLLDAVVDYLPAPDEIEAIKGVYEDGTEVTVESTDNGEFAALAFKIMTDPFVGQLTFIRVYRGSLESGSYAYNTVQDSKERIGRLLKMHSNKREEITELFAGEIGAVVGLKNTLTGDTLASEKDKVILERMDFPEPVISVAVEPKTKADQEKMAIALQKLAQEDPSFRVSTDEESGQTIISGMGELHLEIIVDRMLREFKVDAEVGQPQVAYRETIRKTVEQEYKYAKQSGGRGQYGHVFLRIEPLPAASGFEFVNDIKGGVVPKEYIPAVEKGCKEALQSGVLAGYPVEDVKVTLFDGSYHEVDSSEMAFKLAASMGFKEGARKAGAVILEPMMKVEVETPEEYMGDVIGDLNKRRGQVNSMDDRNGVKIIAAYCPLAQMFGYSTDLRSMTQGRATYSMEFDHYEEVPKNVSDEIIKKRNG from the coding sequence ATGGCAGAGAGAAAAACGCCTTTACATAAGGTAAGAAATATCGGTATTGCGGCTCACATTGATGCTGGAAAGACAACTACTAGCGAGAGAATTTTATTCTTTACTGGTATGAGCCATAAAATAGGTGAAGTTCATGATGGTGCTGCTACCATGGACTGGATGGAACAAGAAAAAGAGCGTGGTATTACTATTACTTCAGCTGCAACTACGGCATTTTGGAAGGGTTATCAAATAAACCTAATCGACACTCCGGGACACGTTGACTTTACTATCGAAGTTGAGCGTTCTATGCGTGTTCTTGACGGTGCTGTTTCAGTATTTTGTTCTGTTGGCGGTGTTCAACCACAATCAGAAACTGTTTGGAGACAAGCAAATAAATATCACGTACCAAGAATCGTTTTTGTTAATAAAATGGATAGAATCGGTGCAAATTTCTTTAGAGTTGAAGAGCAGATCAGGGAAAGACTAAAAGCAAACCCAATTCCTATTCAAATTCCTATAGGCGCCGAGGATAACTTTAGGGGCGTAGTTGACCTTGTAAGAATGAAAGCTTATGTTTGGAATGATGAGAAAAAGCCAACTGACTATGTTGAAGAAGAAATTCCAGCTGAAGTTAAAGATAAAGCAGAGGAATACCGTGCAAAACTAATCGAAGCAGTTTCAGAGACGGATGATAGCTTGATGGAGAAATTTTTTGCTGGTGAAGAGCTAAGTGAAGAAGAGATTAAAAAAGGTATAAAAGCAGGCTGCTTGAGAATGACTATCACACCTATGCTTTGTGGAACTGCGTTTAAAAACAAAGGAATTCAGCCTCTACTTGATGCTGTCGTTGATTATTTGCCGGCTCCAGATGAAATTGAAGCTATTAAGGGCGTATATGAAGATGGCACTGAAGTAACTGTTGAAAGCACTGATAATGGTGAATTTGCAGCTCTTGCATTTAAGATTATGACTGACCCATTTGTTGGACAGCTAACATTTATTCGTGTTTATAGAGGAAGCTTAGAAAGTGGTAGCTATGCTTATAATACCGTTCAAGATAGTAAAGAGAGAATCGGTCGCTTACTAAAAATGCACTCAAATAAACGTGAAGAGATTACTGAGCTTTTTGCTGGTGAGATCGGCGCTGTTGTTGGTCTAAAAAATACTCTAACAGGCGATACTCTAGCTAGCGAAAAAGATAAAGTTATCCTTGAGAGAATGGACTTCCCTGAGCCAGTTATTAGTGTTGCGGTTGAGCCAAAAACAAAGGCAGACCAGGAAAAAATGGCAATAGCACTTCAAAAACTAGCTCAAGAAGATCCAAGTTTTAGAGTTAGTACAGACGAAGAGAGCGGTCAAACTATTATTAGCGGTATGGGTGAGCTTCACTTGGAGATCATAGTTGATCGTATGCTTCGCGAATTTAAGGTAGATGCTGAAGTTGGACAACCACAAGTTGCTTATCGTGAAACTATTCGTAAGACAGTTGAACAAGAGTATAAGTATGCTAAACAATCAGGCGGTCGTGGTCAATATGGTCACGTATTTTTACGTATTGAGCCGCTTCCAGCTGCTAGTGGATTTGAATTTGTTAATGATATCAAAGGTGGTGTTGTTCCAAAAGAATATATTCCAGCTGTTGAAAAAGGTTGCAAAGAGGCACTTCAAAGCGGTGTTCTTGCTGGTTACCCAGTTGAAGACGTTAAAGTTACCCTTTTTGATGGTAGCTACCATGAAGTTGACTCATCTGAAATGGCATTTAAACTTGCTGCTTCAATGGGATTCAAGGAAGGTGCTAGAAAAGCCGGTGCTGTTATTCTTGAGCCTATGATGAAGGTTGAAGTTGAAACTCCAGAAGAGTATATGGGTGATGTTATAGGCGACCTTAACAAACGCCGTGGCCAAGTAAATTCAATGGATGATAGAAATGGTGTGAAGATCATTGCCGCTTATTGTCCACTGGCTCAAATGTTTGGCTATTCAACTGATCTTCGCTCGATGACTCAAGGCCGTGCAACTTACTCAATGGAATTCGATCACTACGAAGAAGTTCCTAAAAACGTAAGTGATGAGATCATTAAAAAGAGAAATGGCTAA
- a CDS encoding rhodanese-like domain-containing protein, whose protein sequence is MKKILLLGAVCCMLSADVKTVNISPDEIKKYDQIIDIRTPSEWQETGVIAGAKTITFNPNDKSAFLEELSKAVDIKKPIALVCRSGRRSTAAAAAIDSSDLKIINLDGGMSSLIEQGYKTTPYKK, encoded by the coding sequence ATGAAAAAAATTTTACTTTTAGGAGCTGTTTGTTGTATGTTGTCAGCTGATGTTAAAACCGTTAATATAAGCCCAGATGAGATCAAAAAATATGATCAGATTATCGATATAAGAACTCCATCTGAGTGGCAAGAGACTGGTGTTATCGCAGGTGCAAAGACTATAACTTTTAATCCAAACGATAAGAGTGCATTTTTGGAGGAGCTTTCAAAGGCAGTTGATATTAAAAAACCTATTGCTCTTGTTTGCAGAAGCGGCAGAAGAAGTACGGCAGCAGCCGCAGCGATAGATAGCTCAGATCTTAAGATAATAAATTTGGATGGAGGTATGAGCAGTTTGATCGAGCAAGGCTATAAAACTACACCTTATAAAAAATAG